TCCGGGAACTGGGGATCTCGCCGGGGCGCATCCTGGCGGTGACCTTCACCAACAAGGCGGCGGGGGAGATGCGGGAGCGGGTGGAGAAGCTCCTGGGGGAACGGGCCCGGGGACTGCGGGTGTCCACCTTCCACTCCTACGGCCTCCATTTCCTGAGGCGTCACGAGGGGATTCTCCAGGAGATGGGCTACGGCCGCCCCCTCCTGGTCTTTGACCGGTCGGACCAGAAGGGGCTGGTGAAGCGTCTTCTGGCGGAGAAAAACCTGGACGAGAAGCGCTTCGATCCCGGTTGGCTCCTGGAGACCTTCTCCACCGCCAAGGACGAGAGGGACCTCTCCTCCGGGACGGTGAACCTGGAGGGGATGCTGGGACAGCTCTACCTGCTGTACGAACAGAGGATGAAGGAACAGGGGGCCCTGGACTTCGACGATCTGGTGACCCTGCCCCTGCTCCTCCTCTCCCGGGACGAGGAGCTGCGTCGCCGGGAAGCCTCGGGGCTGGACTGGGTCCTGGTGGACGAGTACCAGGACGTGAACCGTACCCAGTACCTTCTCCTGCGGCGTCTCACCTCGGAGGGGCAGAAGCTCCTGGTGGTGGGGGACCCGGACCAGGCCATCTACGGCTGGCGGGGGGCGGACGTCTCCATGATCCTCAACTTCGAGCGGGACTTCCCCGGCGCCCGGGTGACGGTGCTGGAGCAGAACTACCGCTCCTCCGGCCACATCTTGGAGGGGGCCAACGGGGTCATCGCCCGGAACTCCGACCGCCGGGAGAAGCGGCTCTGGACCGCCGCCCATCGGGGGGAGCGCATCCAGGTGCTCCGGGCCCGAAGCGATCAGGAGGAGGCCTCCGCTCTGGCGGAACGAGTGGAAGGGCTGCTTCGGGACGGGTACCGCTACGGAGACATGGCGGTGCTGTACCGGATGAACGCCCTGAGCCGCACCTACGAGCAGAAGTTTCTGGAGGAGGGGATCCCCTACCGGGTGGTCCGGGGGGTGGCCTTCTACGAACGCCGGGAGGTGAAGGACGTCCTGGGGATGCTGCGCCTGGCCATCCAGCCCCGGGACCGGGGTTCCCTGGAACGGGTGGGGAACCTGCCTCCCCGAGGCCTGGGCAAGAAGGGCCTGGAGGTCCTGGGGGACTGGCTCCAGGAGCGCACCGAGGACCCCCGTTCGGTTTGGGAGACCCTGCGCGACCAGGGGGTGCCCGCCGTGAAGGGCAAGGCCCGGGAGGGGCTTCGGGGCCTCGCGGAGGGCATGCTGGGGGTGCTGGATCGGAGCGATCGGGCCCGGGAGGCCCTCGTCCACCTCTGGGAGGACTACGGCTACGGGACCTTCCTGGCGGCGGACGATCCGGACCGGTTCGAGGAGCGCCGGGAGAACGTCTTCGAACTCCTGTCGGTGTTGCCCGAGGAGGGGGACGTGGAGCAGGTGCTGGCGGAGGTGGCCCTGTTCACCGATGCGGAGACAACGGAGGAGGACGTGGACCGGGTGAGCCTGCTGACCCTCCACGCCGCCAAGGGACTGGAGTTCCCTGTGGTTTTCCTGGTGGGCATGGAGGAGGGGATCTTCCCCAACGGCCGCTGCCTGGGGGACCGGCAGAGCATCGAGGAGGAGCGGCGGCTGTGCTACGTGGGGATGACCCGGGCACGGGAGCGGCTCTACGTCTCCGGGGCGGAGTCGCGGCTCCTCTTCGGGGCGTTCCAGCGGAACGGGTTCTCCCGGTTCCTCCAGGAGATCCCGGAGGGCTGCACATCCCTGGAGGACCGGACCCGGATGGGGGGGCTGCGGGATGTTCGTGGTAGCCGTCAGCGGAGACATTGGAGCTGGTAAATCCACCCTGACCCGCCTTTGGGCGGATCTGGGGGCGGAGGTCACCGGGGCCGACGAGGTGGCCAAGTCCCTCTGGGGGCGACCGGAGATCCGCGCCGCCGCCGCCTCCCGGTGGGGGGACGAACTCTTCGATCCCCAAGGGACCCCCCGACCGGGGGAGTTTCTGCGTACCGCCTTCGCCTCCCGGGAGGACCACCGTTTTCTGGGGGAGCTGCTTCACCCCCTGGTGTGGGATCTCCTGAAGGAGCGCTCCGGGAGGGGGAGCTGGCGGGTCCTGGAGGTGCCCCTGCTCTTCGAAACGGGGGTCCCCGAATGGGTGGACGCCACGGTCTACGTGACCGCCCAGGCTTCCGTGCGAGAGGAGCGGGTGGCCCGTTCCCGGGGCTGGGCGACGGAAGACCTGGCCCTGCGGGAGCGGTGGCTTCTCCCGGGGGAGGAGAAGGCCCGGCGGGCCCGCTGGACCCTGGCCAACGACGGAGATCGGGACGTCTTCCTTCGGGAGGGAAGGAACCTGGGGCTGCTCTTCCGTCGCCTCGCTTCGGTGGTGGAAGGGGACACGGCCTGCGGCAGCCCCGACGAGGCGGCCCGCATCGCCCGGGCCCTGGTGGAGGGGCGCCTGGTCGCCTGTGTCCAGACAACCCCGACCCGGAGCCTCTTCCGCTGGAAAGGGAGGGTGGAGGAACACCCCGAATGGGTCCTCTCCTTCCGGACGCTGGAGGAGTACCAGGGGCCGGTGGAACGGCG
The sequence above is drawn from the Aminomonas paucivorans DSM 12260 genome and encodes:
- a CDS encoding ATP-dependent helicase, with the protein product MRGLTESPLLEGLNPPQREAVLHHESSQLVLAGAGSGKTRVLTRKIAFLIRELGISPGRILAVTFTNKAAGEMRERVEKLLGERARGLRVSTFHSYGLHFLRRHEGILQEMGYGRPLLVFDRSDQKGLVKRLLAEKNLDEKRFDPGWLLETFSTAKDERDLSSGTVNLEGMLGQLYLLYEQRMKEQGALDFDDLVTLPLLLLSRDEELRRREASGLDWVLVDEYQDVNRTQYLLLRRLTSEGQKLLVVGDPDQAIYGWRGADVSMILNFERDFPGARVTVLEQNYRSSGHILEGANGVIARNSDRREKRLWTAAHRGERIQVLRARSDQEEASALAERVEGLLRDGYRYGDMAVLYRMNALSRTYEQKFLEEGIPYRVVRGVAFYERREVKDVLGMLRLAIQPRDRGSLERVGNLPPRGLGKKGLEVLGDWLQERTEDPRSVWETLRDQGVPAVKGKAREGLRGLAEGMLGVLDRSDRAREALVHLWEDYGYGTFLAADDPDRFEERRENVFELLSVLPEEGDVEQVLAEVALFTDAETTEEDVDRVSLLTLHAAKGLEFPVVFLVGMEEGIFPNGRCLGDRQSIEEERRLCYVGMTRARERLYVSGAESRLLFGAFQRNGFSRFLQEIPEGCTSLEDRTRMGGLRDVRGSRQRRHWSW
- a CDS encoding dephospho-CoA kinase; amino-acid sequence: MFVVAVSGDIGAGKSTLTRLWADLGAEVTGADEVAKSLWGRPEIRAAAASRWGDELFDPQGTPRPGEFLRTAFASREDHRFLGELLHPLVWDLLKERSGRGSWRVLEVPLLFETGVPEWVDATVYVTAQASVREERVARSRGWATEDLALRERWLLPGEEKARRARWTLANDGDRDVFLREGRNLGLLFRRLASVVEGDTACGSPDEAARIARALVEGRLVACVQTTPTRSLFRWKGRVEEHPEWVLSFRTLEEYQGPVERRIRELHRYELPVVSFRVPSRLGLDARLWVTESCGP